The Miscanthus floridulus cultivar M001 chromosome 7, ASM1932011v1, whole genome shotgun sequence genome includes a region encoding these proteins:
- the LOC136464453 gene encoding transcription factor ILI5-like, whose protein sequence is MSSGRSSSRGNISEDEINELISKLQALLPSSRRRGSGQASTTKLLKETCSYIKSLHREVDDLSDRLSDLMSTMDHNSPGAEIIRSILRS, encoded by the exons ATGTCGAGCGGAAGGTCGTCGTCGCGTGGCAACATCTCCGAGGACGAGATCAACGAGCTCATCTCCAAGCTCCAGGCCCTGCTCCCCAGCTCCCGCCGGCGCGGCTCCGGCCAG GCGTCGACGACGAAGCTACTGAAGGAGACCTGCAGCTACATCAAGAGCCTCCACCGGGAGGTGGACGACCTGAGCGACCGGCTGTCGGACCTCATGTCCACCATGGACCACAACAGCCCCGGCGCGGAGATCATCCGCAGCATCCTCCGCTCCTGA
- the LOC136464454 gene encoding RINT1-like protein MAG2 translates to MEAAAQSHPLPLLQDIDPGVRRFLDGRFRSAADLATASDVEAEIRGHCAELEASISNLYVRFQEAAAAYSSRREVAGSALRGVRGGLGALKASESTGVGEEVEARTEQTQFEQLPALASEVARVEMVREYAEMALKLDSLVGDIEDAVSSSVTGKLKSPVDNSEKTHHVAIGYLKNIGDLLASVTTTRPQWTRLLSSVDHRVDRSLAILRPQAIVDHRSLLSSLGWPPSLAGSKFSSIDSGKQAEIVNPLFSMRGDLKSKYSESFLALCNLQELQKRRKARQLKGHDVGNQLRQPLWVIEELVNPISTAAQHHFSKWAEKPEFVFALAYKIIRDFVDSMDEILQPLVDKANLIGYSCREEWISGMVIVLSTYLTKEIFPKQIERLQESSSSSDAGSTAYQTRVSWLSLVDLMISFDKRIQDLILSTGLLLTAKDGDSWQRISVLCVFCDRPDWLQLWAEIEREESLNKLQPAMDLEKNWSTRIQGTMLEYDSDDYKSPVITSAVHQTLSLLIDRARPIPSITLRAEFIRMSAAPIISEFLGYMLRRCQEAEGLTALADDNAVLKVSQSINAARYFESTLTEWCEDVFFLEMENLPVNGEGGCIFQQEINHLKEFRVEWADKISTVILRGFDARSWDYLKTKRQWLEKSEGPAVSRTFIESLDYMQGQLSKLQGGLNTVDFVTVWRSVASGVDQLLFAGICTSGIKISSNGVERLQGDLSVLFAIFSSWCLRPEGFFPRLSEGLRLLKIDEQQLRDGAFTDKNWLREYGIRHLTAADTEKIIKNRVYDA, encoded by the exons ATGGAAGCAGCAGCTCAATCCCATCCGCTCCCGCTCCTCCAAGATATCGACCCCGGGGTCCGCCGTTTCCTCGACGGCCGATTCCGCTCGGCGGCCGACCTCGCGACGGCCTCCGACGTCGAGGCCGAGATCCGCGGGCACTGTGCGGAGCTAGAGGCCTCCATTTCCAACTTGTACGTACGCTTTCAGGAAGCTGCCGCTGCGTACTCGTCTCGCCGCGAGGTCGCTGGTTCGGCCCTCCGTGGCGTCCGCGGCGGGCTTGGTGCCCTCAAAGCATCCGAGTCAACAG GGGTTGGAGAAGAGGTGGAAGCGAGAACGGAGCAGACGCAGTTCGAGCAACTCCCTGCTCTGGCCTCCGAGGTGGCGAGAGTGGAGATGGTCAGAGAATATGCCG AAATGGCTCTCAAACTTGACAGTTTGGTGGGTGATATAGAAGATGCCGTTTCTTCTTCTGTTACTGGAAAACTTAAATCTCCTGTAGACAATTCAGAG aaaacaCATCATGTTGCTATTGGATATCTTAAAAACATAGGAGATCTTTTAGCTTCTGTAACTACGACTAGACCACAATGGACTCGCCTTCTATCTTCCGTGGATCACAGAGTGGACCGATCTTTAGCTATACTAAGACCACAAGCCATTGTTGATCATCGATCTCTTCTTTCTTCCCTTGGCTGGCCTCCTTCACTTGCTGGCTCAAAATTTTCAAGTATTGATTCAGGGAAACAAGCAGAGATTGTGAACCCATTGTTTTCGATGCGGGGTGACCTGAAAAGCAAGTATTCTGAGAGCTTTCTTGCACTATGCAATTTGCAGGAATTGCAGAAACGTAGAAAAGCTAGACAACTGAAAGGGCATGATGTGGGAAATCAACTACGTCAACCATTATGGGTAATTGAAGAGCTAGTAAATCCAATATCTACAGCTGCACAACACCATTTCTCAAAATGGGCTGAAAAGCCTGAATTTGTTTTTGCTCTTGCTTATAAGATAATTAGAGATTTTGTTGATTCCATGGATGAGATTCTACAACCCCTTGTGGATAAGGCCAACCTTATTGGGTATAGTTGTAGGGAGGAGTGGATTTCAGGAATGGTCATTGTGTTGTCAACATACTTGACGAAAGAGATATTTCCTAAGCAGATTGAACGTCTTCAGGAAAGTAGTAGCTCAAGTGATGCAGGCAGCACGGCGTATCAGACTAGAGTCTCGTGGCTCAGCCTTGTTGATCTAATGATATCTTTTGACAAGCGGATTCAAGATTTAATCTTGAGTACTGGACTGCTACTTACTGCAAAGGATGGTGACAGTTGGCAGAGGATCTCAGTCCTCTGTGTCTTCTGTGATCGCCCAGACTGGCTTCAACTATGGGCAGAGATTGAGAGAGAGGAGAGTCTTAATAAGCTGCAACCAGCAATGGATTTAGAGAAAAATTGGAGCACAAGAATTCAAGGAACAATGCTTGAGTATGACTCAGATGATTACAAGTCTCCAGTAATCACCAGTGCCGTTCATCAGACCTTGTCTTTGCTAATTGATCGTGCTCGTCCTATCCCTAGCATCACGCTTAGGGCAGAATTCATTAGGATGTCTGCTGCACCCATCATATCAGAATTTCTTGGTTACATGCTTCGGAGGTGTCAAGAAGCAGAGGGGCTAACTGCTCTGGCTGATGATAATGCTGTGCTCAAGGTGTCACAATCTATCAATGCAGCTCGATATTTCGAATCCACATTGACAGAATGGTGTGAGGATGTTTTCTTTCTTGAGATGGAAAATTTACCTGTAAATGGTGAGGGTGGGTGTATCTTTCAGCAAGAGATAAATCATCTGAAAGAGTTCAGAGTGGAATGGGCTGATAAGATTTCCACTGTCATTTTGCGTGGATTCGATGCTCGTTCTTGGGATTATCTAAAAACTAAGAGGCAGTGGCTGGAGAAATCAGAGGGACCTGCTGTATCCAGAACCTTCATAGAATCTTTAGACTACATGCAAGGGCAACTATCTAAACTGCAAGGTGGCCTAAATACCGTTGATTTTGTGACGGTATGGAGAAGTGTGGCAAGCGGGGTAGACCAGCTGCTTTTCGCCGGCATTTGCACAAGCGGCATAAAGATTAGCAGCAATGGAGTGGAAAGGCTACAGGGCGACCTGAGCGTTTTGTTTGCTATTTTTTCATCGTGGTGTCTGAGACCTGAAGGCTTCTTCCCTCGACTGTCTGAGGGATTGAGGTTACTGAAGATTGATGAGCAGCAGCTCAGAGATGGGGCGTTTacagataagaattggttgaggGAATATGGCATTAGGCATCTGACAGCTGCTGACACTGAGAAGATAATAAAAAATCGGGTATACGATGCATGA